A single genomic interval of Dehalogenimonas sp. THU2 harbors:
- the glgB gene encoding 1,4-alpha-glucan branching protein GlgB has translation MSRPKTKVYYDVSLLSDDDLYLFNEGSHYTLYNKLGSHATKRKGVKGYYFAVWAPNAAELTVVGDFNEWNTTSHPLRPKGSSGIWEGFLPGISSGSLYKYHIVSRRDHYTVDKADPLAFAAETAPHTASLTSHIDYVWSDGEWMAGRWRKNHVGSPISVYEVHLGSWRRGNDGRYLTYREMAFLLADYVKEAGFSHVELLPVMEHPFFGSWGYQVTGYFAPTARYGKPQDLMFLIDHLHQAGIGVIMDWVPAHFPGDEHGLAYFDGTHLYEHADPKRGFHPDWQSWIFNYGCNEVRSFLISSALYWLDKYHADGLRVDGVASMLYLDYSRKAGQWSPNKNGGRENLEAIDLLKRLNTEIYRRFPDVQTIAEESTAWPMVSHPVHTGGLGFGYKWDMGWMHDTLRYFQLDPIHRRYHHNVLTFRMIYAFSENYVLPLSHDEVVYGKASLLGKMPGDEWHKFANLRLLYTYMFTQPGKKLLFMGGEFGQWHEWRHDETLDWQLLKYDRHRQILDLVSDLNRLYFSSPALHELDAEIGGFEWLAADDAAASVLAYLRRGRAPGAIVLVVLNLTPVLRSGYRIGIPETGSWRVAFSSDDPIYGGSGSLICKGIIQSENAVVNGRPYSISLDLPPLGGIILTLVKGS, from the coding sequence ATGTCTCGCCCAAAGACTAAAGTGTATTATGACGTCAGCCTGCTGAGCGACGACGATCTCTACCTGTTCAACGAAGGTTCACATTACACCCTCTACAACAAACTGGGCTCCCACGCCACGAAACGCAAGGGAGTAAAAGGTTATTATTTTGCCGTCTGGGCCCCCAATGCCGCTGAGCTTACCGTCGTTGGAGATTTCAATGAATGGAATACCACGAGTCATCCGCTTCGACCCAAAGGCAGTTCCGGAATTTGGGAGGGTTTCCTGCCCGGCATAAGCTCTGGCAGCCTCTATAAATACCACATCGTGTCGCGTCGCGACCATTATACGGTGGACAAGGCTGATCCCCTGGCTTTTGCCGCCGAAACTGCACCGCATACCGCCTCCCTTACTTCCCATATCGACTATGTCTGGTCCGACGGCGAATGGATGGCAGGACGCTGGCGGAAAAACCACGTCGGCTCGCCGATAAGTGTGTACGAGGTACACCTCGGTTCCTGGAGGCGCGGCAATGACGGGCGTTATCTTACCTACCGGGAAATGGCGTTTTTACTGGCTGATTATGTCAAGGAAGCCGGATTCAGCCACGTGGAGCTTCTGCCGGTAATGGAGCATCCCTTTTTTGGTTCCTGGGGCTACCAGGTAACCGGTTATTTTGCTCCTACCGCCCGCTACGGCAAACCGCAGGATTTGATGTTCCTTATCGACCATCTCCACCAGGCCGGGATCGGCGTCATCATGGATTGGGTTCCGGCACACTTTCCCGGAGATGAACACGGTCTGGCGTATTTTGATGGTACCCACCTCTATGAACACGCCGACCCCAAGCGAGGATTCCATCCTGATTGGCAAAGCTGGATATTTAACTATGGATGCAATGAGGTCAGAAGTTTTCTTATTTCCAGCGCCCTTTATTGGCTGGATAAGTATCATGCCGACGGCTTGCGGGTCGATGGTGTAGCTTCCATGTTATACCTGGATTACTCGCGTAAGGCCGGCCAATGGTCTCCCAACAAAAACGGGGGAAGGGAGAACCTTGAGGCCATTGACCTCCTCAAACGACTCAATACTGAGATCTATCGCCGCTTTCCGGATGTCCAAACGATAGCCGAGGAATCGACCGCCTGGCCGATGGTGTCCCATCCCGTCCATACGGGCGGGTTGGGCTTCGGTTACAAGTGGGACATGGGCTGGATGCATGATACACTCAGGTATTTCCAACTCGACCCGATACACCGACGTTACCATCATAACGTTCTGACGTTTCGCATGATCTACGCCTTCTCCGAAAATTACGTTCTGCCGCTGTCGCATGATGAGGTGGTATACGGTAAAGCCTCGCTCCTTGGGAAAATGCCCGGTGACGAATGGCATAAATTCGCTAACCTGCGATTACTGTACACTTATATGTTCACGCAACCTGGAAAGAAGCTGCTTTTCATGGGTGGGGAGTTCGGCCAGTGGCATGAGTGGCGGCATGACGAAACCCTCGATTGGCAACTTCTTAAGTACGACCGTCACCGGCAGATACTGGATCTGGTGAGCGATTTGAACCGTCTCTATTTTTCAAGTCCTGCCCTGCACGAACTGGATGCCGAAATCGGCGGTTTTGAATGGCTGGCCGCCGACGATGCCGCCGCCAGTGTCCTCGCCTACTTGCGGAGGGGAAGGGCTCCCGGCGCCATAGTGCTGGTTGTGCTTAATCTTACTCCGGTACTGAGATCTGGTTACCGCATCGGCATACCAGAAACGGGAAGCTGGCGGGTTGCGTTTTCCAGCGATGACCCGATTTACGGTGGTTCCGGCAGTTTGATTTGCAAGGGTATCATTCAGTCAGAAAACGCAGTGGTGAACGGACGGCCATATTCGATCAGTCTCGATCTGCCGCCCCTCGGTGGAATAATTCTGACACTAGTGAAGGGAAGCTGA